One window from the genome of Ammospiza nelsoni isolate bAmmNel1 chromosome 16, bAmmNel1.pri, whole genome shotgun sequence encodes:
- the AFAP1L1 gene encoding actin filament-associated protein 1-like 1 isoform X1, with protein MDRLSVLDQLLPELSVLLKLLDHEYLSATTQEKKLAVSTIVQKLQPPAGKDVDYMYVNTASLGNGTSFVESLFEEFDCDLRDLQDMQEEEGDTNDTAGLELAGAQTAKPVPVDAAPPLPTTPPPEDYYEEALPLGPGKAPEYITSRNSSSPPNSIEDGYYEDADSSYPVTRINGEQKSSYNDSDAMSSSYESYDEEEEEGKGQQLTHQWPSEEASMNLVKDCRICAFLLRKKRFGQWAKQLTIIRDGKLLCYKSSKDRQPHVEVPLPTCNVIYVPKDGRRKKHELRFSLPGAEALVLAVQSKEQAEEWLKVIKEASSPAAGGMEAPTSPVMPCKMELDKRLSQEKHTSDSDSVAMGDTGSPASRREHGEHGKGKKSGLADLKGSMSRAAGKKITRIISFSKKKPCPEDTQTSSTEEEIPCCGYLSVLVNQCWKERWCRLKGNTLYFHKDRWDLRTHVNAIVLRGCEVLPGLGPKHPFAFRILRHGHEVTALEASCSEDLGRWLGLLLVETGSQTAPEALHYDYVDVETIANIVTAVRHSYLWASSSQDQRADSSRVVYDDVPYEKVQQAEEEPGRPGAAQVKRHASSCSEKSRRVDPQVKVKRHASSANQYRYGKNRAEEDARRFLTEKEKLEKEKASIRSELMLLRKEKRELREALKGSTGPRLQELEQRVAELEERCRQKEQSRVDLELKLTEVKEQLKQSLAGGPALGLAVTSKAENGETTNKPNGSPPEHLVPVNCAAELRKRSPSIIPANTGSVLRKAKEWEKKQT; from the exons TGCTGGACCAGCTCCTGCCCGAGCTCAGCGTTCTGCTCAAGCTGCTGGACCACGAGTACCTGAGTGCCACCACGCAGGAGAAGAAGCTGGCTGTGTCCACCATCgtgcagaagctgcagccaccTGCAG GGAAGGATGTGGACTACATGTACGTCAACACGGCGTCCCTGGGCAATGGCACCAGCTTTGTGGAGTCCCTCTTTGAGGAGTTTG ACTGTGACCTGCGGGACCTGCAGGAcatgcaggaggaggagggggacaCCAATGACACTGCTGGCTTGGAGCTGGCAGGGGCCCAGACAGCCAAACCT GTTCCCGTGgatgctgctcctcctctgcccaCCACTCCCCCTCCTGAGGATTACTACGAGGAAGCTCTGCCCCTGGGCCCTGGCAAGGCCCCCGAGTACATCACCTCCCGCA ACAGCTCCAGCCCCCCCAACTCCATCGAGGACGGCTATTACGAGGATGCAGACAGCAGCTACCCTGTCACCAGGATAAATGGCGAGCAGAAAAGTTCCT ACAATGACTCGGATGCCATGAGCAGCTCTTACGAGTCCTacgacgaggaggaggaggagggcaagggccagcagctgacacACCAGTGGCCCTCGGAGGAGGCCTCCATGAACCTGGTGAAGGATTGCCGGATCTGCGCCTTCCTCTTGCGCAAGAAGCGCTTTGGGCAGTGGGCCAAGCAGCTCACCATCATCCGGGATGGCAAACTGCTG TGCTACAAAAGCTCCAAGGACCGGCAGCCACACGtggaggtgcccctgcccaccTGCAACGTCATTTATGTCCCCAAGGACGGGCGGCGCAAGAAGCACGAGCTGCGGTTCTCGCTGCCGGGCGCCGAGGCACTGGtgctggcagtgcagagcaAGGAGCAGGCTGAGGAGTGGCTCAAG GTGATAAAGGAAGCCAGCAGTCCAGCAGCAGGCGGGATGGAAGCCCCCACCTCCCCAGTGATGCCGTGCAAGATGGAGCTGGACAAG CGGCTGTCCCAGGAGAAGCACACCTCAGACTCAGACAGTGTGGCCATGGGGGACACTGGGTCCCCAGCCAGCCGCAGGGAGCACGGCGAGCACG GGAAAGGCAAAAAGAGCGGCCTGGCTGACCTGAAGGGCTCGATGAGCCGGGCGGCGGGGAAGAAAATCACCAGGATCATCAGCTTCTCCAAGAAGAAGCCATGCCCTGAGGACACCCAGACCTCCTCCACCGAGGAGGAGATCCCCTGCTGCG gCTACCTGAGCGTGCTGGTGAACCAGTGCTGGAAGGAGCGCTGGTGCCGCCTCAAGGGGAACACGCTGTACTTCCACAAGGACCGCTGGGACCTGCGCACGCACGTCAACGCCATCGTGCTGCGGGGCTGCGAGGTGCTGCCCGGCCTGGGCCCCAAGCACCCCTTCGCCTTCCGCATCCTGCGCCACGGCCACGAGGTGACGGCGCTCGAG GCAAGCTGCTCTGAAGACCTGGGCCGCTGGCTGGGTCTCCTCTTGGTGGAAACAGGCTCCCAGACAGCCCCAGAGGCCTTGCACTATGACTACGTGGATGTGGAGACCATTGCCAACATCGTGACGGCCGTGAGACACTCCTACCT GTGGGCCAGCTCCTCCCAGGATCAGCGAGCAGACTCCTCTCGGGTGGTCTACGATGACGTCCCCTATGAGAAGGTTCAG CAGGCGGAGGAGGAGCCGGGGCGGCCGGGGGCTGCTCAGGTGAAGCGCCACGCCTCGTCCTGCAGCGAGAAGTCGCGGCGGGTGGACCCGCAAGTCAAAGTGAAGAGACACGCATCCA GTGCCAACCAGTACAGGTACGGCAAGAACCGGGCCGAGGAGGACGCCAGGCGGTTCCTGACGGAGAaggagaagctggagaaggagaaggcaTCGATCCGCAGCGAGCTGATGTTGCTGCGGAAGGAGAAGCGGGAGCTGCGGGAAGCCTTGAAGGGCAGCACGG GGCCgcggctgcaggagctggagcagcgggTGGCGGAGCTGGAGGAGCGCTGCCGGCAGAAGGAGCAGTCGCGGGTGGATCTGGAGCTCAAGCTGACCGAAgtgaaggagcagctgaagcagtCGCTGGCAGGAGGGCCGGCCCTGGGGCTGGCCGTGACCAGCAAGGCTGAGAATGGG GAAACTACAAACAAGCCAAACGGGAGCCCCCCCGAGCACTTGGTCCCTGTGAactgtgcagcagagctgaggaagaggagcccCTCCATCATCCCTGCCAACACGGGCAGCGTGCTGCGGAAAGCCAAG GAATGGGAAAAGAAGCAGACTTAA
- the AFAP1L1 gene encoding actin filament-associated protein 1-like 1 isoform X2, with protein MDRLSVLDQLLPELSVLLKLLDHEYLSATTQEKKLAVSTIVQKLQPPAGKDVDYMYVNTASLGNGTSFVESLFEEFDCDLRDLQDMQEEEGDTNDTAGLELAGAQTAKPVPVDAAPPLPTTPPPEDYYEEALPLGPGKAPEYITSRNSSSPPNSIEDGYYEDADSSYPVTRINGEQKSSYNDSDAMSSSYESYDEEEEEGKGQQLTHQWPSEEASMNLVKDCRICAFLLRKKRFGQWAKQLTIIRDGKLLCYKSSKDRQPHVEVPLPTCNVIYVPKDGRRKKHELRFSLPGAEALVLAVQSKEQAEEWLKVIKEASSPAAGGMEAPTSPVMPCKMELDKRLSQEKHTSDSDSVAMGDTGSPASRREHGEHGKGKKSGLADLKGSMSRAAGKKITRIISFSKKKPCPEDTQTSSTEEEIPCCGYLSVLVNQCWKERWCRLKGNTLYFHKDRWDLRTHVNAIVLRGCEVLPGLGPKHPFAFRILRHGHEVTALEASCSEDLGRWLGLLLVETGSQTAPEALHYDYVDVETIANIVTAVRHSYLWASSSQDQRADSSRVVYDDVPYEKVQAEEEPGRPGAAQVKRHASSCSEKSRRVDPQVKVKRHASSANQYRYGKNRAEEDARRFLTEKEKLEKEKASIRSELMLLRKEKRELREALKGSTGPRLQELEQRVAELEERCRQKEQSRVDLELKLTEVKEQLKQSLAGGPALGLAVTSKAENGETTNKPNGSPPEHLVPVNCAAELRKRSPSIIPANTGSVLRKAKEWEKKQT; from the exons TGCTGGACCAGCTCCTGCCCGAGCTCAGCGTTCTGCTCAAGCTGCTGGACCACGAGTACCTGAGTGCCACCACGCAGGAGAAGAAGCTGGCTGTGTCCACCATCgtgcagaagctgcagccaccTGCAG GGAAGGATGTGGACTACATGTACGTCAACACGGCGTCCCTGGGCAATGGCACCAGCTTTGTGGAGTCCCTCTTTGAGGAGTTTG ACTGTGACCTGCGGGACCTGCAGGAcatgcaggaggaggagggggacaCCAATGACACTGCTGGCTTGGAGCTGGCAGGGGCCCAGACAGCCAAACCT GTTCCCGTGgatgctgctcctcctctgcccaCCACTCCCCCTCCTGAGGATTACTACGAGGAAGCTCTGCCCCTGGGCCCTGGCAAGGCCCCCGAGTACATCACCTCCCGCA ACAGCTCCAGCCCCCCCAACTCCATCGAGGACGGCTATTACGAGGATGCAGACAGCAGCTACCCTGTCACCAGGATAAATGGCGAGCAGAAAAGTTCCT ACAATGACTCGGATGCCATGAGCAGCTCTTACGAGTCCTacgacgaggaggaggaggagggcaagggccagcagctgacacACCAGTGGCCCTCGGAGGAGGCCTCCATGAACCTGGTGAAGGATTGCCGGATCTGCGCCTTCCTCTTGCGCAAGAAGCGCTTTGGGCAGTGGGCCAAGCAGCTCACCATCATCCGGGATGGCAAACTGCTG TGCTACAAAAGCTCCAAGGACCGGCAGCCACACGtggaggtgcccctgcccaccTGCAACGTCATTTATGTCCCCAAGGACGGGCGGCGCAAGAAGCACGAGCTGCGGTTCTCGCTGCCGGGCGCCGAGGCACTGGtgctggcagtgcagagcaAGGAGCAGGCTGAGGAGTGGCTCAAG GTGATAAAGGAAGCCAGCAGTCCAGCAGCAGGCGGGATGGAAGCCCCCACCTCCCCAGTGATGCCGTGCAAGATGGAGCTGGACAAG CGGCTGTCCCAGGAGAAGCACACCTCAGACTCAGACAGTGTGGCCATGGGGGACACTGGGTCCCCAGCCAGCCGCAGGGAGCACGGCGAGCACG GGAAAGGCAAAAAGAGCGGCCTGGCTGACCTGAAGGGCTCGATGAGCCGGGCGGCGGGGAAGAAAATCACCAGGATCATCAGCTTCTCCAAGAAGAAGCCATGCCCTGAGGACACCCAGACCTCCTCCACCGAGGAGGAGATCCCCTGCTGCG gCTACCTGAGCGTGCTGGTGAACCAGTGCTGGAAGGAGCGCTGGTGCCGCCTCAAGGGGAACACGCTGTACTTCCACAAGGACCGCTGGGACCTGCGCACGCACGTCAACGCCATCGTGCTGCGGGGCTGCGAGGTGCTGCCCGGCCTGGGCCCCAAGCACCCCTTCGCCTTCCGCATCCTGCGCCACGGCCACGAGGTGACGGCGCTCGAG GCAAGCTGCTCTGAAGACCTGGGCCGCTGGCTGGGTCTCCTCTTGGTGGAAACAGGCTCCCAGACAGCCCCAGAGGCCTTGCACTATGACTACGTGGATGTGGAGACCATTGCCAACATCGTGACGGCCGTGAGACACTCCTACCT GTGGGCCAGCTCCTCCCAGGATCAGCGAGCAGACTCCTCTCGGGTGGTCTACGATGACGTCCCCTATGAGAAGGTTCAG GCGGAGGAGGAGCCGGGGCGGCCGGGGGCTGCTCAGGTGAAGCGCCACGCCTCGTCCTGCAGCGAGAAGTCGCGGCGGGTGGACCCGCAAGTCAAAGTGAAGAGACACGCATCCA GTGCCAACCAGTACAGGTACGGCAAGAACCGGGCCGAGGAGGACGCCAGGCGGTTCCTGACGGAGAaggagaagctggagaaggagaaggcaTCGATCCGCAGCGAGCTGATGTTGCTGCGGAAGGAGAAGCGGGAGCTGCGGGAAGCCTTGAAGGGCAGCACGG GGCCgcggctgcaggagctggagcagcgggTGGCGGAGCTGGAGGAGCGCTGCCGGCAGAAGGAGCAGTCGCGGGTGGATCTGGAGCTCAAGCTGACCGAAgtgaaggagcagctgaagcagtCGCTGGCAGGAGGGCCGGCCCTGGGGCTGGCCGTGACCAGCAAGGCTGAGAATGGG GAAACTACAAACAAGCCAAACGGGAGCCCCCCCGAGCACTTGGTCCCTGTGAactgtgcagcagagctgaggaagaggagcccCTCCATCATCCCTGCCAACACGGGCAGCGTGCTGCGGAAAGCCAAG GAATGGGAAAAGAAGCAGACTTAA